From Kamptonema formosum PCC 6407, a single genomic window includes:
- the purU gene encoding formyltetrahydrofolate deformylase, with product MTNPTATLLISCPDRRGLVAKFANFIYGHNGNIIHADQHTDFAAGLFLTRIEWQLEGFDLSREEIAPAFSAIAQPLEANWQLHFSDTIRRMAIWVSRQDHCLLDLIWRQQSQELLAEIPLIISNHPNLKPIADRCGADFYHIPISKDSKSEQEAQHLKLLNQYNIDLVVLAKYMQILSAEFIANFPQIINIHHSFLPAFVGAKPYERAYERGVKIIGATAHYVTSDLDAGPIIEQDVERVSHRDEVSDLIRKGKDLERIVLARAVRSHLRNRVLVYGNKTVVFE from the coding sequence ATGACTAACCCCACAGCAACTTTACTAATTTCTTGTCCAGATAGACGCGGACTTGTTGCTAAATTTGCCAACTTCATCTATGGACATAATGGGAATATTATCCACGCCGATCAGCACACTGACTTTGCGGCTGGACTGTTCCTTACTAGGATAGAATGGCAATTAGAAGGATTTGATTTATCCAGAGAAGAAATAGCACCCGCTTTCAGTGCGATCGCGCAACCCCTCGAAGCTAACTGGCAACTACACTTTTCCGATACAATACGGCGAATGGCTATTTGGGTAAGCCGCCAAGACCATTGTTTGTTAGATTTGATTTGGCGACAACAATCTCAAGAACTTTTAGCCGAAATTCCTTTAATTATCAGTAACCATCCCAACTTAAAGCCAATTGCCGATCGGTGTGGTGCAGATTTCTACCATATTCCGATTAGCAAAGATAGCAAATCAGAGCAGGAAGCCCAACATTTAAAACTATTAAATCAGTATAACATAGATTTAGTTGTACTAGCTAAATATATGCAGATTTTGAGTGCTGAATTTATTGCGAATTTCCCCCAAATTATCAACATTCATCACTCATTTTTGCCCGCTTTCGTGGGTGCAAAACCTTACGAACGCGCCTATGAACGAGGAGTAAAGATTATCGGCGCAACTGCACATTATGTGACATCAGACTTAGATGCAGGGCCGATTATAGAGCAAGATGTCGAACGAGTTAGTCACCGAGATGAAGTCTCAGACTTAATTCGCAAAGGCAAAGATTTAGAGCGAATAGTGTTGGCAAGAGCAGTGCGATCGCACTTGCGAAACCGTGTCTTAGTTTATGGGAATAAGACAGTTGTATTTGAGTGA
- a CDS encoding OmpA family protein translates to MRRRDRSTDSDEDLNIWPAFTDLMSNAFMIINLFLLLALVKSAFLKSTAENTSDQLAKAQREIAEITQILNDSKSELQLKNNYLNEKENEIKGLQQKIESLQSPPLIIIKDSDIDSEKRPLKFEAGRADLPEGLRLFIDNNVVNQLESFAKQYPGYVVEIIGHTDGQETVAPISNLDQTLENVAIGNESVSNLKAGSNADLGLMRALAVVKNLQAVQQKTGQLQGLKFRAYSAAQLFLPTGEYAPSDRAPDPTRRRIEIRFTPPAVEK, encoded by the coding sequence ATGCGTCGCCGCGATCGTTCCACAGATTCCGATGAAGACCTCAATATCTGGCCCGCCTTCACAGATTTGATGTCTAACGCCTTTATGATTATCAATTTATTTCTTTTGTTAGCTTTAGTCAAATCTGCCTTCTTAAAATCAACAGCAGAAAATACAAGTGACCAACTGGCTAAAGCTCAAAGAGAAATCGCAGAGATTACGCAAATACTTAATGATTCAAAATCAGAATTGCAGCTAAAAAATAATTATCTTAATGAAAAAGAAAATGAAATTAAAGGACTTCAACAAAAAATAGAAAGTTTACAGTCTCCACCTTTAATTATCATTAAAGACTCCGATATAGATTCTGAAAAACGCCCTCTTAAATTTGAAGCCGGACGAGCGGATTTACCAGAGGGTCTGCGTTTATTTATCGATAACAATGTAGTCAATCAACTTGAAAGTTTTGCCAAGCAATATCCCGGCTATGTTGTAGAAATAATTGGTCATACTGACGGTCAAGAAACAGTAGCACCGATTAGCAATCTCGATCAAACTTTAGAAAATGTAGCCATTGGCAATGAATCTGTCAGTAATTTAAAAGCAGGTTCTAATGCAGATTTGGGATTAATGCGGGCTTTAGCAGTAGTCAAAAATTTGCAAGCAGTTCAACAAAAAACAGGTCAACTACAAGGTTTAAAATTCCGCGCTTATTCAGCAGCACAACTATTTTTACCGACTGGAGAATACGCCCCAAGCGATCGCGCTCCCGATCCCACTAGGAGACGTATCGAAATTCGCTTTACACCCCCGGCTGTTGAAAAATAG
- a CDS encoding synaptonemal complex protein 1 has protein sequence MFEWLNLFPVYLLIPTIVLVILPALFAAIQRISLYGNLVKKTKEVRLLLKDNQAGSKPRIVEDLESRFKAASEYLEEVNSAALIDGIYSQQKLRFLGISFNYDRVDYFCRILPNLLLSFGLLGTFLGITLNLSSLSQTLQESKDTNLLLNELQVPLKGMGIAFISSLIAVFFSSTLTVVNLIWNTGLAKSQLISSLEDYLDNVYQPTVQGKTRLDKVVKGMADTFDNFLTRFGQTVREGVESALKDKIQEIIEANLKAANLAEQVYGGLAEASGSISRGANELKEAAGKFIEVSKAFEKNEFPQKLSLATTNLANVQNNFSNSSSSLADSVQSLGNILSQIEDFSQELVNMTAEISRLNQSSVQVLELHQINQQSLSQIIPKFQQGSQSFESAVTTLDKLQKRVVVRVDSLDKVQVELTNLVQTINNYTNQVNHSMETLTVRVAETMNNQADNNKLQSQTIATSIEEYVNHLSDIKYEFAELVEILKENLESPVVDRHISDKNLLEELEKRENTPNE, from the coding sequence ATGTTTGAATGGTTAAATTTATTTCCCGTATACTTACTTATTCCCACCATAGTGCTAGTAATTTTACCTGCTTTATTTGCTGCAATTCAACGAATTAGTCTTTATGGCAATTTAGTGAAAAAGACAAAAGAAGTGAGATTGCTGCTGAAGGATAACCAAGCAGGCTCGAAACCGAGAATTGTAGAAGACTTGGAAAGTAGATTTAAAGCTGCTAGCGAGTATCTAGAAGAAGTTAATTCAGCGGCTTTAATTGATGGGATTTATAGTCAACAAAAATTGAGGTTTTTGGGAATATCCTTTAATTACGATCGCGTTGATTATTTTTGTCGGATTTTGCCTAATCTTTTGCTATCTTTTGGTTTGTTAGGAACTTTTCTAGGAATCACCCTTAACTTATCTAGTCTGAGTCAAACCCTTCAAGAAAGTAAAGATACTAATTTATTACTTAATGAATTGCAAGTACCCCTGAAAGGGATGGGAATTGCCTTTATTAGCAGTTTAATTGCAGTATTTTTTAGTTCCACTTTGACTGTGGTTAATCTAATTTGGAATACAGGTTTAGCTAAGTCACAGTTAATTAGCTCTTTAGAAGATTATTTAGATAATGTTTATCAGCCAACGGTACAGGGGAAAACTCGGCTTGATAAAGTAGTTAAAGGGATGGCAGATACCTTTGACAACTTTTTAACTAGATTTGGTCAAACTGTCCGCGAGGGTGTAGAATCTGCTCTCAAAGATAAGATTCAAGAAATTATTGAAGCTAACCTTAAGGCTGCTAATTTAGCCGAACAAGTTTACGGGGGGTTAGCTGAAGCTTCTGGTTCAATCTCAAGAGGTGCTAATGAATTGAAAGAAGCTGCTGGGAAATTTATCGAAGTATCTAAAGCCTTTGAGAAAAATGAGTTTCCCCAAAAATTGTCACTAGCTACAACTAATTTAGCTAATGTTCAAAATAATTTTTCTAATTCCTCATCAAGTCTAGCTGATAGCGTTCAATCTCTTGGCAATATCTTGAGTCAAATTGAGGATTTTAGTCAAGAGTTGGTAAACATGACAGCAGAAATTAGTAGACTTAATCAAAGTTCAGTACAAGTGTTAGAATTACATCAAATTAATCAGCAATCACTTAGTCAGATTATTCCCAAATTTCAGCAAGGATCTCAAAGTTTTGAGTCTGCTGTCACAACGCTTGACAAGCTACAGAAACGAGTCGTGGTTAGAGTAGATAGTTTAGACAAAGTGCAAGTTGAGTTAACAAACTTAGTACAAACTATTAATAACTATACAAACCAGGTTAATCACAGTATGGAGACTTTGACTGTTAGGGTTGCAGAAACTATGAATAATCAAGCTGACAATAACAAGCTACAATCGCAAACGATAGCCACAAGTATTGAGGAATATGTCAACCATCTTAGTGACATAAAATATGAGTTTGCTGAGTTGGTAGAAATATTAAAAGAGAACTTAGAAAGTCCTGTCGTAGATAGGCATATAAGCGATAAAAATTTATTGGAAGAGTTAGAAAAACGAGAAAATACGCCGAATGAATAA
- a CDS encoding tubulin-like doman-containing protein — protein sequence MTQSTSSDRQVRGINRTVCIGLGGTGRDVLMRIRRLIVDRYGDLSQLPIVSFVHIDTDKAATQVSGLRTGSTYHGVDLSFRDSEKVGATMTSAEVTNFVQGLERRSNYDRQGPYDHIARWFPPQLLRNIKAVEEGAKGIRPVGRLAFFHNYQKIKTAVETAERRTRGHEATLLKSGLRIEPGLNIFVVGSLCGGTGSGMFLDIAYSLRQAYGEQGAQIVGYLVISPQLYGNTSNMSANTYAALKELNYYTTPGTKFEACYDMQDLILVQESRPPFDYAYLVSNQTAGEYSILEQRKLCNVIAHKIALDFSGELAPVVKGMRDNFLQHLIQWDGHPRPNIQRYLTFGLAAIYFPRDIIVQIALTRISLKLVTFWLNGEGQSPDPQLLLEQFLIQYRWHSDLANRDGFTTRLAEAVQESNKTFVSTLNTWRNAKLERVINDCKSKDDRIGVRQTLPREFREQFRKTQPGETESTRGIWLTRLLQIRPTITEQLKQDIDQFLASLLTPGNVKFSIKSGRDWLDALETDLNSYQRQLEEEITNFGGNRKLEDVEKKWRDAEEIIEDIEQRFELPIVGSKNRQVQAEAKRVVREVCDLIKHNFDLAVTQEALQIVGSLQKHVLERATQVAGFNRVADNLKSDYEKEESDLRQLNFDEMSGEAIFDNEDIEGCYKTLLPEQDFRSQLVLVSKEITQVSGVGDSIAYLMDKTTQIQLQKEIDLTVDRLFGSRSTQIVQSVIKRFIQNYSIQDRSTRLGQIKQQAEPLLRLNLSDPYFRNSPAKRSDLVGFKDTDESEVQQFKITLGRDLGIAESVLKPTQAEDEILIVTEYAGFPLRLISGLEQMRNPYIREGNSESSFLHNDYRITFTDIMPPDALKIEELEDVFYPCLAFDLIGKNADTQQLEFQYYDELRDCYYTAGISPVWNQALEELANRRDMTDALKGFLERAIAQIEKHPALWEKDYLPKLRQFVNLVDNLTEDSPNYPYRATVVGVPATTEMPAKEGIINRFRKQMEERFKSSLNPNTSPPGIGAYQQFTQPEIVVEPTDVVDNRTKRRQELERLKQDVNDGIVTDKEYEKLREDILKKYPI from the coding sequence ATGACTCAATCTACAAGCAGCGATCGGCAAGTGCGGGGTATAAACAGGACTGTTTGCATTGGTTTAGGGGGTACGGGCAGAGATGTTTTAATGCGAATTCGCCGCTTAATTGTAGATCGCTATGGCGATTTAAGCCAGTTGCCAATTGTGAGTTTTGTTCATATTGATACTGATAAAGCAGCAACCCAAGTATCGGGTTTGCGAACTGGTAGTACCTATCATGGTGTTGACCTCAGTTTTCGCGACTCTGAAAAAGTAGGCGCGACCATGACATCAGCAGAAGTAACTAACTTTGTACAAGGCTTAGAACGACGTTCTAACTACGATCGGCAAGGGCCTTACGACCATATTGCTCGCTGGTTTCCACCCCAATTACTACGCAATATTAAAGCAGTAGAAGAGGGAGCAAAAGGAATTAGACCTGTAGGCAGATTAGCTTTTTTTCACAATTATCAAAAGATTAAAACTGCCGTTGAAACCGCAGAAAGACGGACGCGGGGACACGAAGCAACTTTACTAAAATCTGGCTTAAGAATTGAACCAGGATTGAATATTTTTGTCGTAGGTTCTCTGTGCGGTGGGACTGGTAGCGGAATGTTTTTAGATATTGCTTATAGCCTCAGACAAGCTTATGGCGAACAAGGGGCCCAAATTGTCGGCTATTTGGTAATTAGTCCGCAATTATACGGCAATACTTCTAATATGAGTGCCAATACTTATGCTGCACTTAAGGAATTGAATTATTACACCACTCCCGGCACTAAATTTGAGGCTTGTTATGATATGCAAGACTTGATTTTAGTGCAGGAATCGCGACCGCCTTTTGACTATGCTTATTTAGTTTCTAATCAAACTGCGGGGGAGTATTCGATTCTGGAACAGCGCAAATTATGTAATGTGATTGCTCATAAAATAGCGCTGGATTTTTCAGGAGAATTAGCGCCTGTAGTTAAGGGAATGCGAGATAACTTCTTGCAGCATTTAATTCAGTGGGACGGCCACCCGCGACCGAATATTCAGCGGTATTTAACTTTCGGACTCGCAGCGATTTATTTTCCCCGCGATATTATTGTACAAATTGCTTTGACTCGAATTAGTTTAAAATTAGTAACATTCTGGTTAAATGGAGAAGGACAAAGCCCAGATCCACAATTGTTACTTGAACAGTTTTTAATTCAGTATCGTTGGCATAGCGATTTAGCTAATCGGGATGGTTTTACTACTAGATTAGCGGAAGCTGTACAAGAATCGAACAAGACTTTTGTTAGTACCCTCAATACTTGGAGAAATGCTAAGTTAGAGCGGGTAATTAATGATTGTAAAAGTAAGGATGACCGCATTGGAGTTAGGCAAACATTACCGCGAGAGTTTCGAGAGCAGTTTCGCAAAACTCAGCCTGGGGAAACTGAGAGTACGAGAGGAATTTGGCTGACAAGATTGTTACAAATTCGTCCCACGATTACAGAGCAGCTTAAGCAGGACATCGATCAGTTTTTGGCGAGTTTATTGACTCCGGGAAATGTAAAGTTTTCGATTAAAAGCGGTCGTGATTGGTTGGATGCTTTGGAGACTGATTTGAATAGTTATCAGCGTCAGTTAGAGGAGGAGATTACTAATTTTGGAGGAAATCGTAAATTAGAAGATGTGGAGAAGAAATGGCGCGATGCAGAGGAAATAATTGAGGATATTGAGCAGAGATTTGAGCTGCCAATTGTGGGTAGTAAAAATCGGCAAGTGCAAGCTGAGGCGAAAAGAGTTGTGCGGGAAGTTTGCGATTTAATTAAGCACAATTTTGATTTAGCTGTGACTCAGGAAGCTTTGCAAATTGTGGGTAGTTTGCAGAAGCACGTTTTAGAACGTGCAACTCAAGTGGCGGGTTTTAACCGCGTAGCGGATAATTTAAAGAGTGACTATGAGAAAGAGGAAAGCGATTTAAGGCAATTGAATTTTGATGAGATGAGTGGCGAGGCAATTTTTGACAATGAGGATATTGAGGGGTGTTATAAAACTTTGCTACCAGAGCAAGATTTTCGCTCTCAGTTGGTATTAGTAAGTAAGGAGATTACACAAGTTTCGGGAGTAGGAGATTCGATTGCTTATTTAATGGATAAGACAACTCAAATACAACTACAAAAAGAAATTGATTTGACCGTTGATAGGTTATTTGGTTCTCGCAGCACTCAGATTGTGCAATCCGTGATTAAGCGTTTTATCCAAAATTATTCAATTCAGGATCGTTCGACTCGTTTGGGACAAATTAAACAGCAAGCTGAACCCCTACTCCGTTTGAATTTGAGCGATCCTTACTTTCGGAATAGTCCTGCTAAAAGAAGCGATTTGGTGGGTTTTAAAGATACTGACGAGTCGGAAGTGCAGCAGTTTAAAATCACTCTTGGACGAGATTTGGGAATTGCTGAAAGTGTTTTGAAACCTACTCAAGCTGAGGATGAAATTTTAATTGTGACTGAGTATGCGGGGTTTCCACTGAGACTAATTAGTGGTTTGGAACAGATGCGAAATCCTTACATTCGCGAAGGAAATTCGGAGAGTTCTTTTCTGCACAATGACTACCGAATTACCTTCACTGATATTATGCCACCTGATGCTCTGAAAATCGAGGAATTAGAGGATGTTTTTTATCCTTGTTTGGCTTTCGATCTAATTGGTAAAAATGCAGATACTCAGCAGTTAGAATTTCAGTATTATGACGAATTGCGTGACTGTTATTATACTGCTGGGATTAGCCCGGTATGGAATCAAGCACTCGAAGAGTTGGCTAATCGGCGGGATATGACTGATGCTTTAAAGGGGTTTTTAGAGAGAGCAATTGCTCAGATTGAAAAACATCCCGCTCTTTGGGAGAAAGACTATTTACCCAAATTGCGGCAATTTGTAAATCTGGTAGATAATTTGACAGAAGATAGTCCTAATTATCCTTACAGAGCTACAGTGGTTGGAGTTCCAGCCACTACTGAAATGCCAGCTAAGGAGGGAATTATTAATCGTTTTCGCAAACAGATGGAGGAACGATTTAAAAGTTCGCTAAATCCTAATACTTCCCCTCCCGGAATCGGTGCTTATCAGCAATTTACGCAGCCAGAAATAGTTGTTGAACCTACTGATGTTGTTGATAATCGTACTAAGAGACGGCAAGAATTGGAGCGGTTGAAACAGGATGTCAATGATGGGATTGTTACAGATAAGGAGTATGAAAAGTTACGGGAAGATATTTTGAAAAAATATCCGATTTAA
- a CDS encoding VWA domain-containing protein: MELVARLHGGRDVVLAIDLTESVGLNDEGRIRLRQIVEDSLRPGDTVYVVPFATTVNPLAANVNPLLPENSIKFNGKKDLDLILQAIPFQPNLNFQNTDIQQAELTIYQGLANINQCRLSQNQPIKPQSVVWISDAPLFTQSPASSGEWVETPADSQFRIGNSEASQQRQNWLQVLPLRERSLAIKTKDNKQYKLSVVDISPNVQEFCTPAPGGRETCLVSAYLLNQLWLPVLISGIALAAVVVTGSKFWRLQRKWTLAVDLRATAKEDDQVCYLGNNQRIAIGEYESSCADSIDTPGPEVRAYLLRKGEKLYLEPTGEAAIFLNGKEVTERTLITNTTRIRLNCPDAKKREYEIVIQVKK, encoded by the coding sequence ATGGAATTGGTTGCTCGTCTTCACGGCGGACGCGATGTAGTTTTGGCAATTGATTTAACGGAGAGTGTTGGCCTTAATGATGAGGGTCGCATCCGTTTGCGTCAGATAGTTGAGGATAGTTTGCGGCCTGGAGATACGGTCTATGTTGTGCCTTTTGCAACTACAGTAAATCCTCTGGCGGCTAATGTCAATCCTTTGCTGCCAGAAAATTCTATTAAGTTTAATGGCAAGAAGGATCTCGACCTAATTTTACAAGCTATTCCTTTTCAGCCTAATCTAAATTTTCAAAATACAGATATTCAACAGGCAGAACTTACTATTTATCAAGGTCTGGCAAATATTAATCAGTGTCGTTTGTCACAGAATCAACCAATTAAACCTCAGTCTGTAGTTTGGATTAGCGATGCACCCTTATTTACTCAGTCGCCTGCTAGTTCCGGGGAGTGGGTAGAAACGCCTGCTGATAGTCAGTTTCGGATTGGGAATTCTGAAGCGAGTCAACAGCGTCAAAATTGGCTTCAGGTATTGCCTTTGCGGGAGCGATCGCTAGCCATTAAAACTAAAGATAATAAGCAATATAAATTAAGTGTAGTTGATATTTCCCCCAACGTACAAGAGTTTTGTACACCAGCACCGGGAGGCCGAGAAACTTGTTTAGTTTCTGCTTATTTATTGAATCAGTTATGGTTGCCTGTATTAATTTCGGGAATTGCCTTGGCTGCTGTTGTAGTTACGGGCAGCAAGTTCTGGCGGCTGCAAAGGAAATGGACTCTGGCTGTAGATTTGAGGGCAACAGCGAAGGAGGATGACCAAGTATGCTATCTGGGAAATAATCAAAGAATTGCAATTGGCGAGTACGAATCTAGCTGTGCTGATTCGATTGATACTCCAGGGCCAGAAGTCAGAGCTTATTTATTACGAAAGGGGGAGAAACTTTATTTAGAACCAACTGGAGAGGCGGCTATTTTTTTGAATGGGAAAGAAGTGACAGAGCGGACTTTGATAACTAATACTACCAGGATTAGGCTCAATTGTCCCGATGCAAAAAAACGAGAATACGAGATTGTAATTCAAGTTAAAAAATAA
- a CDS encoding long-chain fatty acid--CoA ligase encodes MNRPTDSISAHQLSEIERTNLNTVEDYTSLQSLPEIWPIAKQRFSQVIALNDPHSQPEVKLTYAELYQQIQQFAAGLQALGIESTEEGDVPDRIALFADNSPRWMIADQGIMTAGAADVVRGAGADPEELLYILQDSGSTALIVENSALLRKLRDRLPDLPIQFIILLSDEEPEKSETLTVIKFSEVIATGANRPLKPTNHKRQTLATLLYTSGTTGKPKGVILTHGNLLHQITTFGVILQPQPGESALSILPSWHAYERTVEYYLLSQGCTQIYTSIRYFKQDFKTCKPQYMVSVPRIWDSIYEAAQKQFREQPANKQKLVNFLLGTSLKYIQSRRIAQDLTLNLEPPTPAKKLTAQIKTILLLPLHAIGEKLIYQKVRQATGGQFKCAISGGGSLAMHLDNFFEITGINLLVGYGLTETSPVLTVRRPWHNLRGSAGQPLPETEIKIVDPETRKPLPIGQIGLVLGRGPQIMGGYYLNPQATAKAIDKEGWFDTGDLGWMTSGNDLILTGRAKDTIVLTNGENIEPQPIEDASLRSAYIDQIMLVGQDQKFLGALIVPNHEAVQKWIASLNPSLQEIDWNSKAVQDLFRQELNREVQNRPGYRPDDRIGSFRLILEPFSVENGMLTQTLKIKRPVVMEHYRDMINEMFK; translated from the coding sequence ATGAACCGCCCCACAGATTCCATTTCTGCTCACCAGCTTAGCGAAATCGAACGTACCAACCTCAACACCGTAGAAGATTATACTTCACTACAATCTCTTCCTGAAATTTGGCCAATTGCCAAACAGAGATTCTCTCAAGTAATTGCCCTTAATGACCCCCACTCTCAGCCAGAAGTCAAGCTTACCTACGCAGAGTTATATCAGCAAATTCAACAATTTGCTGCGGGCTTACAAGCATTAGGAATTGAGTCAACGGAAGAAGGAGATGTTCCCGATCGCATCGCCCTTTTTGCTGACAACAGTCCTCGCTGGATGATCGCCGATCAAGGGATAATGACCGCAGGAGCCGCCGATGTCGTGCGGGGTGCAGGCGCAGACCCCGAAGAACTACTGTATATCCTCCAAGATAGCGGCAGCACAGCCCTGATAGTGGAAAACTCAGCACTATTGCGAAAACTGCGCGATCGCCTCCCCGACTTACCCATCCAATTCATCATCCTCCTCTCCGACGAAGAACCAGAAAAAAGCGAAACCCTCACAGTCATCAAATTTTCCGAAGTCATCGCCACAGGAGCCAACCGCCCCCTCAAACCCACCAATCACAAACGTCAGACCCTAGCCACCCTACTCTACACCTCCGGCACCACAGGCAAACCCAAAGGCGTTATCCTCACGCACGGCAACCTCCTACACCAAATCACCACCTTCGGCGTTATCCTTCAACCCCAACCAGGAGAATCCGCCCTCAGCATTCTTCCCAGTTGGCACGCCTACGAACGCACCGTTGAATACTACCTACTCTCCCAAGGATGCACTCAAATTTACACCAGCATCCGCTATTTTAAACAAGACTTTAAAACCTGTAAACCCCAATATATGGTCAGCGTCCCCCGCATTTGGGACTCAATTTATGAAGCCGCACAAAAGCAATTTCGCGAACAACCAGCCAACAAACAAAAGCTAGTAAACTTTCTCTTAGGAACCAGCCTTAAATACATACAATCTCGCCGCATTGCCCAAGATTTAACCCTCAATTTAGAACCCCCAACTCCCGCCAAAAAATTAACAGCTCAAATTAAAACTATTCTACTTTTGCCCCTCCACGCCATCGGCGAAAAACTAATTTATCAAAAAGTTCGCCAAGCCACAGGCGGACAATTCAAATGTGCGATCAGCGGCGGTGGTTCCTTAGCCATGCACCTCGATAACTTCTTTGAAATCACGGGTATCAACTTATTAGTAGGATACGGCTTAACCGAAACTTCCCCAGTGCTTACAGTCCGCCGTCCTTGGCATAATCTCAGGGGTTCGGCAGGACAACCACTGCCAGAAACAGAAATCAAAATAGTTGACCCCGAAACTCGCAAACCACTTCCCATCGGACAAATCGGCCTAGTTTTAGGGCGGGGGCCGCAAATCATGGGAGGCTACTATTTAAACCCCCAAGCCACAGCGAAAGCAATAGATAAAGAAGGCTGGTTTGATACAGGAGATTTAGGTTGGATGACATCGGGGAACGATTTAATATTAACCGGTCGGGCAAAAGATACAATCGTACTTACAAACGGCGAAAACATCGAACCCCAGCCGATAGAAGATGCCAGCCTCCGCAGCGCCTACATCGATCAAATTATGCTAGTAGGTCAAGATCAAAAATTCCTGGGTGCATTAATCGTACCGAATCACGAAGCCGTCCAGAAGTGGATAGCCAGTCTGAATCCCTCCCTACAGGAAATAGACTGGAATAGCAAGGCAGTTCAGGATTTATTCCGCCAAGAATTGAACCGAGAAGTGCAAAACCGCCCTGGATACCGCCCAGACGACCGCATCGGCTCCTTCCGTCTGATTCTGGAGCCGTTTTCAGTGGAAAATGGGATGCTGACCCAAACCCTGAAAATTAAGCGCCCTGTTGTAATGGAACACTACCGCGATATGATTAACGAGATGTTTAAGTAA
- a CDS encoding YlqD family protein, with translation MDVSNNQLLLKRAINVKVIVTPRWKEEAQQQLQAQINQIDSQLQQLEMQGQRMISDIQRQSLQPPGPQVVQQIENIQVQVNQKKSELLDQKNQSLQQLNQVQILDLEQEVAQGQIESIFSVKTGDNLIQKMQVEVLLRDGLVEEIRGDI, from the coding sequence ATGGATGTCTCCAACAATCAATTACTCCTGAAACGAGCGATTAACGTTAAAGTCATCGTTACTCCCCGCTGGAAAGAAGAGGCTCAACAGCAACTTCAAGCCCAAATTAACCAAATAGATTCGCAACTTCAACAACTAGAAATGCAAGGGCAGCGGATGATTAGTGATATTCAACGGCAAAGTCTGCAACCACCTGGCCCGCAGGTAGTGCAGCAAATTGAGAACATTCAAGTGCAGGTAAATCAAAAGAAAAGCGAACTGCTAGATCAGAAAAATCAAAGCCTTCAACAACTCAACCAAGTGCAGATATTAGATCTAGAACAAGAAGTTGCCCAAGGTCAAATAGAAAGCATATTCAGCGTCAAGACGGGAGATAACTTAATTCAAAAAATGCAGGTAGAAGTGCTCCTGCGGGACGGTTTAGTTGAAGAAATTCGCGGGGATATTTAG